The Pseudomonas berkeleyensis genome includes a region encoding these proteins:
- the mreB gene encoding rod shape-determining protein MreB — MFKKLRGMFSSDLSIDLGTANTLIYVRERGIVLNEPSVVAIRTHGNQKSVVAVGTEAKRMLGRTPGNISAIRPMKDGVIADFSVCEKMLQYFINKVHENSFLQPSPRVLICVPCKSTQVERRAIRESALGAGAREVFLIEEPMAAAIGAGLPVEEARGSMVVDIGGGTTEIALISLNGVVYAESVRVGGDRFDEAIITYVRRNYGSLIGEGTAERIKQEIGTAYPGGEIREVDVRGRNLAEGVPRSFTLNSNEVLEALQESLATIVQAVKSALEQSPPELASDIAERGLVLTGGGALLRDLDKLLSQETGLPVIVAEDPLTCVARGGGKALEMMDRHAMDLLSTE, encoded by the coding sequence ATGTTCAAGAAACTGCGTGGCATGTTTTCCAGCGATCTGTCGATCGACCTGGGCACTGCCAATACCCTTATTTATGTGCGCGAGCGCGGTATCGTCCTGAATGAGCCGTCCGTGGTCGCTATCCGTACCCACGGCAACCAGAAGAGCGTCGTGGCCGTCGGTACCGAAGCCAAACGCATGCTCGGTCGTACGCCGGGCAACATTTCTGCCATCCGCCCGATGAAGGATGGCGTCATCGCCGACTTCAGCGTCTGCGAGAAGATGCTGCAGTACTTCATCAACAAGGTTCACGAGAACAGCTTCCTGCAGCCATCGCCGCGTGTGCTGATCTGCGTGCCGTGCAAATCGACCCAGGTCGAGCGTCGCGCCATCCGCGAATCCGCTCTGGGCGCTGGGGCACGTGAAGTGTTCCTGATCGAAGAGCCGATGGCCGCAGCCATCGGTGCCGGCCTGCCGGTCGAGGAAGCCCGTGGTTCCATGGTCGTCGACATCGGCGGCGGCACCACCGAGATCGCCCTGATCTCCCTCAACGGTGTGGTCTATGCGGAATCCGTGCGTGTTGGCGGCGACCGTTTCGACGAAGCCATCATCACCTACGTGCGCCGCAACTACGGCTCGCTGATCGGTGAAGGCACCGCCGAGCGCATCAAGCAGGAAATCGGCACCGCCTACCCAGGTGGCGAGATCCGTGAAGTCGACGTACGTGGCCGTAACCTGGCCGAAGGCGTACCGCGCAGCTTCACCCTGAACTCCAATGAAGTGCTCGAGGCGCTGCAGGAATCCCTGGCGACCATCGTCCAGGCGGTCAAGAGCGCGCTGGAGCAATCGCCACCCGAGCTGGCCTCGGACATCGCCGAGCGCGGTCTGGTGCTGACCGGTGGTGGCGCGCTGCTGCGTGACCTGGACAAGCTGCTGAGCCAGGAAACCGGCCTGCCGGTGATCGTCGCCGAAGACCCGCTGACCTGCGTCGCCCGTGGCGGCGGCAAGGCGCTGGAAATGATGGATCGCCATGCGATGGATCTGCTCTCCACCGAGTAA
- the gatC gene encoding Asp-tRNA(Asn)/Glu-tRNA(Gln) amidotransferase subunit GatC: MALERSEVEKIAHLARLGLNEGDIPQTTETLNNILGLIDQMQAVDTQGIDPLAHPLEATQRLRADVVTESNQRDAYQAIAPAVESGLYLVPKVIE; encoded by the coding sequence ATGGCGCTTGAACGCTCCGAGGTGGAAAAAATCGCCCACCTGGCCCGCCTGGGTCTGAACGAAGGCGATATTCCGCAAACCACCGAAACCCTGAACAACATCCTCGGCCTGATCGACCAGATGCAGGCCGTCGATACCCAGGGCATCGACCCCCTGGCTCACCCGCTGGAAGCCACCCAGCGCCTGCGCGCCGACGTGGTTACCGAGAGCAACCAGCGCGACGCCTACCAGGCCATCGCCCCGGCCGTGGAAAGCGGCCTGTACCTCGTGCCGAAAGTCATCGAATAA
- a CDS encoding response regulator transcription factor — translation MSEESLFEGEEQPHLLLVDDDPTFTRVMARAMSRRGLRVSTASSAEEGLALAKEDLPDYAVVDLKMEGDSGLVLLPKLLELDAEMRVVLLTGYSSIATAVEAIKRGAANYLCKPADADDVLTALLSEHADLDSLVPENPMSVDRLQWEHIQRVLAEHEGNISATARALGMHRRTLQRKLQKRPVRR, via the coding sequence ATGAGCGAAGAATCCCTGTTCGAAGGCGAGGAGCAGCCCCACCTGCTGCTGGTGGACGATGACCCGACCTTTACCCGCGTCATGGCTCGCGCCATGAGCCGCCGTGGTCTGCGCGTGTCCACTGCCTCCAGTGCCGAAGAAGGCCTGGCGCTGGCCAAGGAGGATCTGCCCGATTACGCGGTGGTGGATCTGAAGATGGAGGGCGACTCTGGCCTGGTGCTACTGCCCAAGCTGCTGGAGTTGGACGCCGAGATGCGAGTGGTGCTCCTTACCGGTTATTCCAGCATCGCCACTGCGGTTGAGGCGATCAAGCGCGGGGCCGCCAACTACCTGTGCAAACCGGCCGATGCCGATGATGTGCTGACTGCGTTGCTCTCCGAGCATGCCGACCTGGATAGCCTGGTGCCGGAAAACCCGATGTCGGTGGATCGCCTGCAGTGGGAGCATATTCAGCGGGTTCTGGCCGAGCACGAAGGTAATATCTCTGCGACAGCCCGCGCCCTGGGCATGCACCGCCGCACCTTGCAGCGCAAGTTGCAGAAGCGCCCGGTTCGCCGCTGA
- the gatA gene encoding Asp-tRNA(Asn)/Glu-tRNA(Gln) amidotransferase subunit GatA, translated as MHQLTLAEIAQGLAAKQFSAEELTRNLLARIAQLDPQLNSFITVTEDLAIGQAKAADARRAAGENGALLGAPIAHKDLFCTNGVLTSCGSKILTGFKAPYDATVVEKLATAGAVTLGKLNMDEFAMGSANESSHYGPVKNPWDLTRVPGGSSGGSAAAVAARLLPAATGTDTGGSIRQPAALTNLTGIKPTYGRVSRWGMIAYASSLDQGGPLARTAEDCALLLGAMAGFDQKDSTSVDQPVDDYLAALAQPLAGLRIGLPKEYFGAGLDARIGEKVLAVVEELKKLGASVKDISLPNMQHAIPAYYVIAPAEASSNLSRFDGVRFGYRCENPKDLQDLYKRSRGEGFGAEVKRRIMVGTYALSAGYYDAYYIKAQQIRRLIKNDFVAAFKDVDVILGPTTPNLAWKLGEKNADPVSAYLEDIYTITANLAGIPGLSMPAGFVDGLPVGVQLLGNYFQEGRLLNVAHQYQQVSDWHKQAPSGF; from the coding sequence ATGCATCAACTGACCCTCGCCGAGATTGCCCAAGGCCTCGCCGCCAAGCAGTTTTCCGCCGAAGAGCTGACCCGCAACCTGCTGGCGCGTATCGCTCAGCTCGACCCGCAGCTCAACAGCTTCATCACCGTTACCGAAGACCTGGCCATCGGCCAGGCCAAGGCCGCCGACGCCCGCCGCGCCGCCGGCGAGAACGGCGCCCTGCTCGGCGCGCCGATCGCCCACAAGGATCTGTTCTGCACCAACGGTGTGCTGACCAGTTGCGGCTCGAAGATCCTCACCGGTTTCAAGGCACCCTATGACGCTACCGTGGTCGAGAAACTCGCCACGGCTGGTGCCGTAACGCTCGGCAAACTGAACATGGACGAGTTCGCCATGGGCTCGGCCAACGAATCCAGCCACTACGGCCCGGTCAAGAACCCCTGGGATCTGACCCGCGTGCCTGGCGGCTCCTCGGGCGGCTCGGCAGCGGCGGTCGCTGCACGCCTGCTGCCGGCCGCCACCGGCACCGACACCGGCGGCTCGATCCGCCAGCCGGCCGCACTGACCAACCTCACCGGGATCAAACCGACCTACGGTCGTGTTTCGCGCTGGGGCATGATCGCCTATGCCTCCAGCCTCGATCAGGGCGGCCCGCTGGCCCGCACAGCCGAAGACTGCGCCCTGCTGCTGGGTGCCATGGCCGGCTTCGATCAGAAAGACTCGACCAGCGTCGATCAGCCGGTCGATGACTACCTGGCCGCTCTCGCCCAGCCGCTGGCCGGCCTGCGCATCGGCCTGCCGAAGGAATACTTCGGTGCCGGCCTCGACGCGCGTATCGGCGAGAAGGTGCTGGCCGTGGTCGAAGAGCTGAAGAAGCTCGGCGCCAGCGTCAAGGACATCAGCTTGCCGAACATGCAGCACGCCATTCCTGCCTACTACGTGATCGCACCGGCCGAGGCCAGCTCCAACCTGTCGCGTTTCGACGGCGTGCGCTTCGGCTATCGCTGCGAGAACCCGAAAGACCTGCAGGATCTGTACAAGCGCTCGCGTGGCGAAGGCTTCGGCGCCGAAGTGAAGCGGCGCATCATGGTCGGCACCTACGCGCTGTCCGCCGGTTACTACGACGCCTACTACATCAAGGCCCAGCAGATCCGCCGGCTGATCAAGAACGACTTCGTCGCCGCCTTCAAGGACGTCGACGTGATCCTCGGCCCAACCACGCCGAACTTGGCCTGGAAACTCGGCGAGAAGAACGCCGACCCGGTTTCCGCCTACCTGGAAGACATCTACACCATCACCGCCAACCTGGCCGGCATCCCCGGCCTGTCGATGCCGGCCGGCTTCGTCGATGGCCTGCCGGTGGGCGTGCAGTTGCTCGGCAACTACTTCCAGGAAGGTCGTCTGCTCAATGTCGCACACCAGTACCAGCAGGTCAGCGACTGGCACAAACAAGCACCGAGCGGCTTCTAA
- a CDS encoding carboxymuconolactone decarboxylase family protein, whose translation MSDTHDQGLKVRREVMGDAFVDRAQGNATEFTQPLQDFINEHAWGGVWTRSGLPRATRSLITLAALTALKCPQELKGHVRGALNNGCTVEEIRETLLHCAVYAGVPASIDAFRAAQEVIEEYQSK comes from the coding sequence ATGAGCGACACACATGACCAGGGTTTGAAAGTCCGCCGCGAGGTGATGGGCGACGCCTTCGTCGACCGCGCCCAGGGTAATGCCACCGAATTCACCCAGCCGCTACAGGATTTCATCAACGAGCATGCCTGGGGCGGCGTGTGGACGCGCAGCGGCCTGCCGCGCGCGACCCGCAGCCTGATCACCCTGGCCGCACTGACCGCGTTGAAGTGCCCGCAGGAGCTAAAGGGCCATGTGCGTGGCGCACTGAACAACGGCTGCACCGTCGAAGAAATCCGCGAAACCCTGCTGCACTGCGCTGTTTACGCCGGCGTGCCAGCCAGCATCGACGCCTTCCGCGCCGCCCAGGAAGTCATCGAGGAATATCAGAGCAAATGA
- a CDS encoding septal ring lytic transglycosylase RlpA family protein: protein MATRSPDAIWEFSLPRIASGLQTYALLGALALLTGCSTFGGGGSGASESGKASYYGDRHHGQKTASGERFNQNALTAAHRSLPFGTRVRVTNLNNERSVVVRINDRGPFVRGRVIDVSRAAAERLDMLRAGVVPVRIEALD, encoded by the coding sequence ATGGCCACCCGTAGCCCGGATGCAATCTGGGAATTCTCACTACCCCGGATAGCCTCCGGACTACAGACATACGCCCTGCTCGGCGCACTCGCCCTGCTCACCGGCTGTTCTACCTTTGGCGGCGGTGGCAGTGGCGCCAGCGAAAGTGGCAAGGCGTCCTACTATGGCGACCGCCATCATGGACAGAAGACCGCCAGTGGCGAGCGCTTCAACCAGAATGCGCTGACCGCTGCACACCGTAGCCTGCCCTTCGGCACCCGAGTGCGCGTCACCAATCTGAACAACGAGCGCAGTGTGGTGGTGCGCATCAACGACCGCGGCCCGTTCGTGCGCGGGCGCGTCATTGATGTCTCTCGCGCCGCCGCTGAGCGCCTGGACATGCTACGCGCCGGCGTGGTGCCGGTACGCATCGAAGCACTGGATTGA
- the gatB gene encoding Asp-tRNA(Asn)/Glu-tRNA(Gln) amidotransferase subunit GatB: MQWETVIGLEIHAQLSTQSKIFSASATTFGAEPNTQASLVDLGMPGTLPVLNSEAVRMACQFGLAIDAEIAERNVFARKNYFYPDLPKGYQTSQMDHPIVGKGFLDITLEDGTVKRIGITRAHLEEDAGKSLHEDFQGMSGIDLNRAGTPLLEIVSEPDIRSAKEAVAYVKAIHALVRYLGICDGNMAEGSLRCDCNVSVRPKGQAEFGTRAEIKNVNSFRFIEKAINREVQRQIELIEDGGKVVQETRLYDPNKDQTRSMRSKEEANDYRYFPCPDLLPVVIERSFLEELRAGLPELPPQKRERFESQFGLSTYDASVLSASRELADYFEVVEKTCGDAKLSANWVMGELSSLLNKEGLEIEQSPVSAEQLGGMILRIKDNTISGKIAKMVFEALAAGEGATADEVIEKKGLKQVTDSGAIEAMLDEVLAANAEQVEQYRASDEAKRGKMFGFFVGQAMKASKGKANPGQVNELLKKKLEG; the protein is encoded by the coding sequence ATGCAATGGGAAACCGTAATCGGGCTCGAGATTCACGCTCAGCTCAGCACCCAATCGAAGATATTCTCGGCCAGCGCCACCACCTTCGGCGCCGAACCGAACACCCAAGCCAGCCTGGTCGACCTCGGCATGCCCGGCACCCTGCCGGTGCTCAACTCCGAGGCCGTGCGCATGGCCTGCCAGTTCGGCCTGGCCATCGATGCAGAGATCGCCGAGCGTAACGTCTTCGCACGCAAGAACTACTTCTACCCGGATCTGCCGAAGGGCTACCAGACCAGCCAGATGGATCACCCCATCGTCGGTAAGGGCTTCCTCGACATCACCCTGGAAGACGGCACCGTCAAGCGCATCGGCATCACCCGCGCGCACCTGGAAGAGGACGCCGGCAAGAGCCTGCACGAAGACTTCCAGGGCATGAGCGGCATCGACCTGAACCGCGCCGGCACACCGCTGCTGGAAATCGTCTCCGAGCCGGACATCCGTTCAGCCAAGGAAGCGGTGGCCTATGTGAAGGCCATCCACGCACTCGTCCGCTACCTGGGCATCTGCGACGGCAACATGGCCGAAGGCTCGCTGCGTTGCGACTGCAACGTCTCGGTACGCCCGAAGGGCCAGGCCGAGTTCGGCACCCGCGCCGAGATCAAGAACGTCAACTCGTTCCGCTTCATCGAGAAAGCCATCAACCGCGAAGTGCAGCGCCAGATCGAGCTGATCGAAGACGGCGGCAAAGTGGTGCAGGAAACCCGCCTGTACGATCCCAACAAGGACCAGACGCGCTCCATGCGCAGCAAGGAAGAAGCCAACGACTACCGTTACTTCCCCTGCCCGGATCTGCTGCCGGTGGTGATCGAACGCAGCTTCCTCGAGGAACTGCGTGCCGGCCTGCCCGAGCTGCCGCCGCAGAAGCGTGAGCGCTTCGAGAGTCAGTTCGGCCTGTCCACCTACGACGCCAGCGTGCTCAGCGCCAGCCGCGAGCTGGCCGACTACTTCGAAGTCGTCGAGAAGACCTGCGGCGATGCCAAGCTGTCGGCCAACTGGGTGATGGGCGAGCTGTCCAGCCTGCTCAACAAGGAAGGCCTGGAGATCGAGCAGTCGCCAGTGTCCGCCGAGCAACTGGGCGGCATGATCCTGCGCATCAAGGACAACACCATCAGCGGCAAGATCGCCAAGATGGTCTTCGAGGCCCTAGCGGCTGGTGAAGGCGCGACGGCTGACGAAGTGATCGAGAAGAAGGGCCTCAAGCAGGTCACCGATTCCGGCGCCATCGAGGCGATGCTCGATGAGGTGCTGGCCGCCAATGCCGAGCAGGTCGAGCAGTACCGCGCCAGCGACGAAGCCAAGCGCGGCAAGATGTTCGGCTTCTTCGTCGGTCAGGCCATGAAAGCCTCCAAAGGCAAGGCCAACCCGGGGCAAGTGAACGAACTGCTGAAGAAAAAGCTCGAAGGCTGA
- a CDS encoding ATP-binding protein, which yields MLEPVQLLSASRQNLWRLTLIRILVLAAQAGSVGLAYKSGILPLPWMQLSVTLGISLLLCLGTALRLRGPWPVTEVEYAVQLGCDLIIHSVLLYYSGGSTNPFVSYYLVPLTIAAATLPWMFTIVLSGMALTGYTLLLVWTHPMELPAARESLLVYGMWLSFALAASLITFFVAKMAEELRRQDELRAERREESLRDQQLLAVATQAAGAAHELGTPLATMSVLLKELRQEYSDKPALQDDLALLQEQVKLCKYTLQQLVRAAENDRRQAVVEQSCVEWLETTLNRWHLMRPEASYRYQCLGRGTPPKLMPPADLTQALLNLLNNAADACPDKLDIRLDWDHQWVRLSIRDHGAGVPLAIAEQLGRPFFTTKGKGFGLGLFLSQASVTRAGGTVKLYNHEEGGTLTELKLPRAYGVA from the coding sequence ATGCTCGAACCCGTGCAGTTATTGTCCGCCAGTCGCCAGAATCTCTGGCGGCTCACCCTGATTCGTATTCTCGTACTGGCAGCCCAGGCTGGCTCGGTGGGGCTCGCTTACAAGTCGGGCATATTGCCGCTGCCCTGGATGCAGTTATCGGTCACCCTCGGCATCTCCCTGCTGTTGTGCCTGGGCACGGCGTTGCGCCTGCGTGGCCCATGGCCGGTCACCGAAGTGGAGTACGCGGTGCAACTGGGTTGCGACCTGATCATCCACAGCGTGCTGTTGTACTACTCGGGTGGTTCGACCAACCCCTTCGTTTCCTACTATCTGGTGCCGCTGACCATCGCTGCGGCGACCCTGCCGTGGATGTTCACCATCGTCCTCTCCGGTATGGCACTGACTGGCTATACCCTGCTGCTGGTGTGGACGCACCCGATGGAGCTGCCCGCCGCGCGCGAGAGTTTGCTGGTCTATGGCATGTGGCTGAGTTTCGCTCTGGCCGCGTCGTTGATCACCTTCTTCGTCGCCAAAATGGCCGAAGAGCTGCGCCGCCAGGACGAGCTACGCGCCGAGCGTCGCGAGGAAAGCCTGCGTGATCAGCAGTTGTTGGCCGTGGCCACCCAGGCTGCCGGCGCCGCCCATGAGCTTGGCACGCCATTGGCGACCATGAGCGTGCTGCTCAAGGAGCTGCGTCAGGAATACAGTGACAAACCGGCTCTGCAGGACGACCTGGCGTTGCTGCAGGAGCAGGTCAAGCTGTGCAAGTACACCCTGCAGCAACTGGTGCGTGCTGCCGAGAACGATCGGCGTCAGGCGGTGGTGGAACAGTCCTGTGTCGAATGGCTGGAAACGACCTTGAATCGCTGGCACCTGATGCGTCCCGAAGCCAGCTATCGCTACCAGTGCCTGGGGCGCGGTACGCCGCCCAAGCTGATGCCGCCCGCCGATCTCACCCAGGCGCTGCTCAACTTGTTGAACAACGCTGCCGATGCCTGCCCGGACAAGCTCGACATTCGTCTGGACTGGGATCATCAGTGGGTGCGCCTGAGTATCCGTGATCATGGCGCTGGCGTGCCGCTGGCCATCGCTGAGCAGCTTGGCCGGCCGTTCTTCACCACCAAGGGCAAGGGTTTCGGCCTGGGGCTGTTCCTCAGCCAGGCCAGCGTGACCCGCGCCGGTGGTACGGTTAAGTTGTATAACCATGAAGAAGGCGGCACCCTCACCGAATTGAAGTTGCCGCGAGCCTATGGCGTGGCCTGA
- a CDS encoding AEC family transporter — protein MFAVIQQTLAITAPVFAMLFLGVALKRLHWIDNAFIDTASSLVFRGTMPTLLFIGIVKADLSTALQPELLLFFVIATLVCFAIAWAWAIWRVPHVDRGIYTQGAFRGNNGIVGLALATSMYGDYGLSLGAVLGGVVILCYNVLSAIVLAIYSPGAKTGVLAISKSIVTNPLIIGVLAAIPFAYWQIPLPAWLMTSGQYFAQMTLPLALICIGGTLSLNSLRRSSGVAVGSSLMKMVWLPLISTLGAWLWGFRDADLAILFLYFASPTAAASFVMARAVGANHELAAAIIVITTLAAVVTTNIGLLILQWGGWI, from the coding sequence ATGTTCGCCGTCATCCAGCAAACCCTCGCCATTACTGCACCCGTATTCGCCATGCTGTTTCTCGGTGTGGCGCTCAAGCGCCTGCACTGGATCGACAACGCCTTCATCGACACCGCTTCCAGTCTGGTGTTTCGCGGCACCATGCCGACCCTGCTGTTCATCGGCATCGTCAAGGCCGACCTGAGTACGGCGCTGCAACCCGAGTTGCTGCTGTTCTTCGTGATCGCCACGCTGGTGTGCTTTGCCATCGCCTGGGCATGGGCGATCTGGCGAGTGCCGCACGTCGACCGAGGTATCTACACCCAAGGCGCGTTTCGCGGTAACAACGGTATCGTCGGTCTGGCGCTGGCCACCAGCATGTACGGCGATTACGGCCTGTCGCTGGGCGCGGTGCTCGGTGGCGTGGTGATCCTCTGCTACAACGTGCTCTCGGCCATCGTCCTGGCCATCTACAGCCCGGGTGCCAAGACCGGTGTGCTGGCCATCAGCAAGAGCATCGTGACCAACCCGCTGATCATCGGGGTGCTGGCGGCGATTCCCTTCGCCTACTGGCAGATTCCGCTGCCGGCCTGGCTGATGACCTCTGGGCAGTATTTCGCGCAGATGACCCTGCCGCTGGCGCTGATCTGTATCGGCGGTACGCTCAGCCTCAACTCGTTGCGCCGCAGCAGTGGCGTCGCCGTCGGTTCCAGCCTGATGAAAATGGTCTGGCTGCCGTTGATCTCGACGCTGGGTGCCTGGTTGTGGGGCTTTCGTGATGCCGACCTGGCGATTCTCTTCCTCTATTTCGCCAGCCCGACGGCGGCGGCCAGCTTCGTCATGGCGCGTGCCGTCGGTGCCAACCATGAGCTGGCGGCGGCGATCATTGTGATCACCACGCTGGCGGCGGTGGTCACCACCAATATCGGTCTGCTGATCCTGCAGTGGGGCGGGTGGATCTAG
- a CDS encoding ABC transporter substrate-binding protein — MRKNALIQALLTAGLIASAPLASAANLVFCSEGSPAGFDPGLYTTGTDFDAAAETIFNRLTQFERGGTKVEPGLAESWEVSDDGLSYTFKLRPGVKFHTTEYFKPSREFNADDVLFTFERMLDKDHPFRKAYPTEFPYFTDMGMDSNIAKLEKLGDHSVRFTLNEVDAAFVQNLAMSFASIQSAEYADQLLKAGKAADINQKPIGTGPFVFSRYQKDAVIRYKGNTDYWKPEDVKIDNLIFAINTDASVRMQKLRAGECHVTLFPRPADIDALQKDAKLQMPEQAGFNVGYIAYNVTHPPFDKLEVRQALDMAVNKQAILDAVYQKAGQLAVNGMPPTQWSYNQDIKDPAFDPEKAKELLKAAGVKEGTEITLWAMPVQRPYNPNAKLIAEMLQADWAKIGIKARIVSYEWGEYLKRAKAGEHDAMLIGWSGDNGDPDNWLGTLYGCDAVDGNNFSKWCYEDYDKLVKAAKRTTDVGERTELYKQAQVILKREVPITPLAHSTVYQPMRKEVQDFRISPFALNSFYGVGIAK; from the coding sequence ATGCGCAAGAACGCCCTTATCCAGGCTTTGCTTACCGCTGGGCTGATCGCCAGCGCTCCTCTCGCCAGCGCCGCCAACCTGGTGTTCTGTTCCGAAGGCAGCCCCGCCGGTTTCGACCCAGGCCTTTACACCACCGGTACCGATTTCGATGCCGCAGCGGAAACCATCTTCAACCGCCTGACCCAGTTCGAACGGGGCGGCACCAAGGTCGAGCCCGGCCTGGCCGAAAGCTGGGAGGTCTCCGACGATGGCCTCAGCTACACCTTCAAACTGCGACCGGGGGTGAAATTTCACACCACCGAGTACTTCAAGCCCAGCCGCGAGTTCAACGCCGATGACGTGCTGTTCACCTTCGAGCGCATGCTCGACAAGGATCACCCGTTCCGCAAGGCATACCCCACCGAGTTCCCCTACTTCACCGACATGGGCATGGACAGCAACATCGCCAAACTGGAGAAGCTGGGCGATCACAGCGTGCGCTTCACCCTCAACGAGGTGGACGCCGCCTTCGTGCAGAACCTGGCGATGAGCTTTGCCTCGATCCAGTCTGCCGAGTATGCCGACCAGTTGCTCAAGGCCGGCAAGGCCGCCGATATCAACCAGAAGCCCATCGGCACCGGCCCCTTCGTCTTCAGCCGCTACCAGAAGGACGCGGTGATTCGTTACAAGGGCAATACCGATTACTGGAAACCCGAGGACGTGAAGATCGACAACCTGATCTTCGCCATCAATACCGACGCCTCGGTGCGCATGCAGAAGCTGCGCGCGGGCGAATGCCACGTCACCCTGTTCCCGCGCCCGGCCGATATCGACGCGCTGCAGAAGGACGCCAAGCTACAGATGCCTGAGCAGGCCGGTTTCAACGTCGGCTACATCGCCTACAACGTCACTCACCCGCCGTTCGACAAACTGGAAGTGCGCCAGGCGCTGGACATGGCGGTGAACAAGCAGGCGATCCTCGATGCGGTGTATCAGAAGGCTGGCCAGTTGGCCGTAAACGGCATGCCGCCGACTCAATGGTCGTATAACCAGGACATCAAGGATCCGGCCTTCGACCCGGAGAAGGCCAAGGAATTGCTCAAGGCAGCCGGCGTCAAGGAAGGCACCGAGATCACGCTCTGGGCCATGCCGGTGCAGCGGCCGTACAACCCCAACGCCAAACTGATCGCCGAGATGCTGCAGGCCGACTGGGCCAAGATCGGCATCAAGGCCCGCATCGTCAGCTACGAATGGGGCGAGTACCTCAAGCGCGCCAAAGCCGGCGAACACGATGCCATGTTGATCGGCTGGAGCGGCGACAACGGCGACCCGGACAACTGGCTTGGCACCCTCTACGGCTGCGATGCGGTCGACGGCAACAACTTCTCCAAATGGTGCTACGAGGACTATGACAAGCTGGTCAAGGCCGCCAAGCGCACCACCGATGTGGGCGAACGCACCGAGCTGTACAAGCAGGCACAGGTGATCCTCAAGCGCGAAGTGCCGATCACCCCGCTGGCACACTCCACCGTGTACCAGCCGATGCGCAAGGAAGTGCAGGACTTCCGCATCAGTCCGTTCGCACTCAACTCCTTCTATGGTGTAGGAATAGCCAAGTGA
- a CDS encoding SIMPL domain-containing protein (The SIMPL domain is named for its presence in mouse protein SIMPL (signalling molecule that associates with mouse pelle-like kinase). Bacterial member BP26, from Brucella, was shown to assemble into a channel-like structure, while YggE from E. coli has been associated with resistance to oxidative stress.), with translation MRTMPRIASALALTIASLASTGLLADDARYNQIALRAEVNQEVAHDLMHVTLYTESQNSDPAKLAAEITNTLNQTLEQARKVNGVAVKLGSRNSYPVYDDKGQKITAWRERAEVRLESADFARLSTLTGELLQKMKMGGMDFSIAGDTRKTREDAMLKDAVNAFKARAQLATEALGGKGYKLVSLSLNTGGFQPQMAMRNFEAKGMAMMDAAPTPEIEAGTSQVTVSADGVIEVQMP, from the coding sequence ATGCGCACCATGCCCCGTATCGCCTCTGCCCTCGCCCTGACCATCGCCAGCCTGGCCAGCACTGGCCTGTTGGCGGACGACGCGCGCTACAACCAGATTGCCCTGCGCGCCGAGGTCAATCAGGAGGTCGCCCACGACCTGATGCATGTCACCCTCTACACCGAATCGCAGAACAGCGATCCGGCCAAGCTGGCCGCGGAGATCACCAATACCCTGAACCAGACCCTGGAGCAGGCTCGTAAGGTGAATGGTGTGGCGGTCAAGCTGGGTAGCCGCAACAGCTACCCGGTGTATGACGACAAGGGTCAGAAGATCACTGCCTGGCGCGAGCGTGCCGAGGTGCGCCTGGAGAGTGCAGACTTCGCCCGCCTGTCCACCCTGACCGGTGAACTGCTGCAGAAGATGAAGATGGGCGGTATGGATTTCAGCATCGCCGGCGACACCCGCAAGACCCGCGAAGACGCCATGCTCAAGGACGCCGTGAATGCCTTCAAGGCCCGCGCGCAACTGGCGACCGAAGCCCTGGGTGGCAAGGGCTACAAACTGGTCAGCCTGAGCCTGAACACCGGCGGTTTTCAGCCGCAGATGGCCATGCGCAACTTCGAGGCCAAAGGCATGGCGATGATGGATGCAGCGCCCACACCGGAAATCGAAGCCGGCACCAGCCAGGTCACGGTAAGCGCCGATGGCGTCATCGAAGTGCAAATGCCCTGA